A genomic window from Peromyscus maniculatus bairdii isolate BWxNUB_F1_BW_parent chromosome 1, HU_Pman_BW_mat_3.1, whole genome shotgun sequence includes:
- the LOC143266892 gene encoding serum amyloid A-5 protein: MKLLTGLIFCSLVLGVSSESWFSFLRQAYQGAGDMWRAYSDMKEANWKNSDKYFHARGNYDAAQRGPGGVWAAEVISDARESIQSLMGRGHEDSMADQEANRWGRSGKDPNHYRPKGLPDKY, translated from the exons ATGAAGCTTCTCACTGGACTCATTTTCTGCTCCTTGGTCCTAGGAGTCAGCAGTGAAAGCTGGTTTTCATTCCTTCGTCAGGCTTACCAGG GGGCTGGGGATATGTGGCGAGCCTACTCTGACATGAAGGAAGCCAACTGGAAAAACTCAGACAAATACTTCCATGCTAGAGGGAACTATGATGCTGCCCAAAGGGGTCCTGGAGGAGTCTGGGCTGCTGAAGTCATCAG TGATGCAAGAGAGAGCATTCAGAGTCTCATGGGCCGTGGACACGAGGACTCCATGGCTGACCAGGAAGCGAACAGATGGGGCCGCAGTGGCAAGGACCCAAATCACTACAGACCTAAAGGACTGCCTGACAAATACTGA
- the LOC107399439 gene encoding serum amyloid A-4 protein-like: protein MFSSVLAVAPGDLTAGPRSEPQGLSSDPILPAELFMMQLQEQRLDHHSRQEPLIQQEALPTCPLTRHKSHTRGTEVYLCKFPSFVGTWDLWRAHRDNLEANYQNSDRYFSARGNFEAQQRGAGGVWAAKIISTSRKCFQGLLNRYYFGMKDHGSESLESTRKAEEWGHSGKHPDRFRPQGLPGKF from the exons ATGTTCAGTAGTGTCCTAGCAGTGGCCCCTGGAGACCTCACAGCAGGACCCCGCTCAGAGCCACAAGGTCTCAGTTCTGACCCCATCCTGCCTGCTGAACTGTTTATGATGCAGCTGCAGGAGCAGAGACTAGATCACCACTCCCGTCAGGAGCCTCTGATTCAGCAGGAAGCATTGCCCACATGCCCGCTCACCCGGCACAAATCCCACACCAGGGGAACAGAA GTTTACCTTTGTAAGTTTCCTTCCTTTGTAGGGACTTGGGACTTGTGGAGAGCCCATCGGGACAATCTAGAAGCCAATTACCAAAATTCAGACAGATACTTCTCTGCTCGGGGCAACTTTGAGGCCCAACAAAGAGGAGCTGGGGGCGTCTGGGCTGCTAAAATAATCAG CACCAGCAGGAAATGCTTTCAGGGTCTCCTAAACCGGTATTATTTTGGAATGAAGGACCATGGATCGGAAAGCCTGGAATCTACCCGGAAAGCTGAGGAATGGGGTCACAGTGGCAAACACCCTGATCGCTTCAGACCCCAGGGCCTGCCTGGGAAGTTCTGA